Within the Candidatus Methylomirabilota bacterium genome, the region CGCCGAGCTGCGCGCCCCCGAAGACCTGCACCTCGAGCTTGCCGCCCGAGATCCGCTCGGCCACTTCCTTGAACTTGAGCGCGCCGTCCTGGTACGGATACGTGACCGGCGCGTGGTGCGCGAACTTGATGACGATCTTCTGCTGAGCGCCGGCGTCGCCGATGAAGCCGGTGAAGGACAGAGTAAGGGCAAGGACGGCGAGCAAACGTTTCATGGGACGTTCCTCCGGGTCAGGTGCTCGGGGTCGCTTCGGGTCACGGTCGAGCCGCGCTACGCGGTCGCCGCCTTCAGATCGTCGAGCTGCCTGCGCACGCCCGCGATCATGCACGCCAGATCGGACGTGAGCATGACGAGGTCGAAGCCGCGCTTCACCGACCCCGCCGCGAACGCCGCGCTCGCGCAGTGCATGGCCGCCTTGATGCCGTGCTTGTGGGCCGCGTCGCGGATCCGGTCGCAGGTGGCGATGTGCACCGGATCCGGGTTGTCGCCGCGCGGGGCCATGCCGAGCGCGAACGAGAGATCGGCGGGGCCGATGTACACGCAGTCGAGCCCCGGGGTGGCGCAGATCGCGTCGAGGTTGGCGAGGCCCTCCTTGGTCTCGATCATCGCCATGACCACCATCTCGTCGTTGGCCTTGGCCACGTAGTCGGCGCCGCCGTAGTGCACCGCGCGCACCGGCCCCGAGGAGCGCATGCCCACCGGCGGATAGCGGCACGCGGCCACCGCCTTCGCCGCGTCCGCCGCGGTATTGATCAGGGGCACGAGGATGCCGTAGGCGCCAAGGTCCAGCGCCTTCATGATGGGCGCCGGGTCGTTCCACGCCACCCGCACTACCGGCACCGTGTCGGTCTGCGAGATCGCCTGCAGCATCGGCCAGAGATCGCTCATGTCGGTCGTCCCGTGCTGCATGTCCACAACCAGGGCGTCGAAACCCTGGCGGGCCATCACCTCGGCGGTGAACCCATGGGACACCGAGAGCCAGCCCATGGTGACACACCGCCCGTCGCGCCACATCTGCTTGATCTTGTTCGGTCGCACTGTCGCACCTCGCGTCGTCGGATGGCCGGTCGCCCGGCGGGTGAGCTTCAGGTGGCCACGATTCTACGCCGAAGGGCGCGGAGATGGGAGAGGGGTAGAGCGGGGCGGACGGCGGAAGGGATTGTCATCACGGGCGGCTTCGTGTACTGCTATTCGCAGGCAGGATGCTGGAGATGGCGATCGCTACCAGGAGAAGGCCGAGAGGGAGGAGATCATGGGTGAAATGGGTCGTCGCGCGTGCTGGGCTCTGCTGCTCGCCGTGGTGTCGGGGCCGATGATGGCTTCGCCGGCGCGGGCAGCCACTTTCGTATACGTCGGCAACGCCGAGAGCAACGAGATCTACGTGCTCGAGCTCGACCGGCAGCGCGGCGAGCTGACGGTCGTGGAGAAGGTATCGATCCCCGGCATCGAGAAGCCGGGCGACTCGACGCCAATGGCGGTCAGCCCCGATCGCCGCTTCCTCTACGTGGGGACGCGCGGCGAGCCGAAGGTCGCGGCCGGCTTCGCGATCGACCCAACGACCGGCAAGCTCAAGCACGTTGCCAGCGGTCCGCTCGCAGACAGCATGGCGTACATCTTCACCGACCGCACCGGCCGCTACCTGCTCGGCGCGTCGTATCCCGGTCACAAGCTCACCGTAAACCCGATCTCGTCGCCCGGAACCGTCCAACCGCCCAAACAGGTGCTGTCGGGCTACCCAAACGCGCACTCGATCCTCGCCGATGCGGCGAACCGTCACGTGCTGGCACCCACCCTGGGCAACGACCGCGTCAACCAGTTCACGTTTGATGCTGCCAGCGGCACGCTGGCGCCGAACACGCCGGCGGCGGTCGAGGTGAAGGAGAAAGCCGGTCCGCGACACTTCGTGTTCCACCCCGGCGGCAAGCTCGTCTACGTCCTCGGCGGGGTCGACGGGGTCGTGTACGTCTTCGACTACGACCCCGGCACCGGGAAACTCACGGCGAAGCAGACCGTCAGCGCGCTGCCGCCCGACTTCCAGGGCAAGCCCTCGGCCGCCGACCTGCACATCACGCCCGACGGCCGGTTCCTCTACGCCTCGGAGCGCACGTCGAGCACGCTGGCCGGCTTCAAGGTCGATCCGGCGAACGGCACGCTCTCACCCATCGGCAGCGTGCCGACCGAGAAGCAGCCGCGCGGCTTCAACATCGATTCCTCCGGGCGCTACCTGCTCGCGGTCGGCCAGCTCTCTCACGGCCTGTCGAGCTACGCGATCGACCCGGCCAGCGGGAAGCTCACCAAGCTCAAGGAGTACCCGATGGGCAAGAACCCGAACTGGGTCGAGATCGTCGACCTGCCCTGAGAGGGAGTGCCATGCCCAGGAAAGAGATCGTCCGCGTCGATGCAGCGGCGGCGAATCCGAACCTGTCGCCGGCCACGAAGTTCGGCAGCCTCGTCTTCGTGTCCGGCCAAACGGGACGGCATCCGGTCACCGGAGAGCTCGGCAAGGACGTACGGGAACAGACCCGCAACGTGCTCGAACGGATCAAGACGATCCTGACGGCGGCGGGTACGTCGCTGGACAACGTGCTGACGGCAACGACGTATCTGACCAAGGTGCAGGACGTCGCAGCATACAATGAGGAGTACGCGAAGTACTTCCCGGCCAACAAGCCGGCGAGGACGACCGTGACGGTGGCGGCGCTGAACTCGCCCGATCTTATCGTGGAGATCACGGTCACCGCGTGCATCCCTGACTGACGCAGCCTCAACCTGGAAAGAAGGAGGACGACGATGGCAAGGATCGAGCCGCTGAAAATCCACGAGGTCGACGACGAGATCCGGCATGCCTGCGAGGAGGCCGAGCGCCAGACCGGCACCTCGGCGAGCACGCGAACCTACGCGAAGAATCCGGCCGTCTTCAAGGCGCTCGGCGCATTCCGCGCCGCGCTCGGGCGCGAGGGCACGATCGATCCGGTGCTCCGCGAGCTGGTGCGGATCAAGATCGCCGGCCTCAACGCCTGCCGATACTGACTCACGCTGCGCTATGCCGGGGCCCGGCATGCGGGAGCGACGGAAGCGAAGATCGCCGCGATCAACGACGAGAGCTCGGACCTCTTGAGCCCTCGGGAGCGAGCCGCCCTCAGGTTCGCCGAGAAGCTCGCCGTCGACCACCAGAAGGTCGACGACACGCTGTGGTCGGAGATGCGCCAGCACTTCTCGGAGGCCGAGATCATCGAGCTGGTCGCCCACACGACGCTCTACATCGGGTTCGGCCGGTTCAACGAGATCGTGGGGCTGGATCCGGCGTAGCCGCCGCGCCGGCTAGCCCTCGAGCGGGCGCCGGTGGTCGGCGGTGGGCAGGGCGAACGGCCACTGCCGGCGGAACTTCGAGTCCAGGCAGTGGCGACCACAGGCCACTTTCTCCGGCTCGTCGAACACGCTGCAGCGCTTCACGCCGACGAGGCACGGGAACCCGAGAAATTGCTTCGTCTCGAACTCGACCTCCACCTCCTGCTTCTTCCCGGCTCGCTCGCGGGCGCGTACATGCCTGGCGCCGGGCGGATCCTCAGCGAGGGAACCATCGTCAGCTCGAGCTCGGCCAAGAGATCGTAGTGCAGGCTCATAGCGGCACCTCCTCAGTCTGGAGTCCCAACGCTTCCTCATTCTCGCCGGGAAGGTGGAGCCTTGGCCATCCGTCATTTCGCTCCATTTTCTAGTGCGAACGCACCAGGGCCATGAAACGCGTTCCGTCCGGCCAGCCCGAGCCGCACGTGACCATACGGTGCTAGACTCCCGGGCCATGGACCTCGAGTTCCTGATGGTGCCGGGCGCGCCGCCGCCGCCGCCCACCGCGCCCTACAGCCACGCCGTCCGTGCGGGCGACTACCTCTTCGTCACGGGCCAGATGCCGTCGGATCCCAAGACCGGCGACAGGCTCGTGCCGGGCGGCATCGTCGAGCAGACGCACCAGGTGATGAAAAATCTCCAAGCCGTGCTCACGGGCGCGGGCACGAGCCTCGACCGCGCCGTCTTCGCGCGGGTCTACCTCGTGAACTTCCAGGATTACTCGGTAATGAACGGGGTCTACGCGACGTACTTCACGCCCGGGCGCCTGCCCGGCCGCACCTGCGTCGGCGTCACGGGCCTGGCGCTGGGCGCCCTCGTCGAGATCGACCTCGTCGTCAAGCCGTGAGCGGGGTCACCCGAGCTCCAGCGTGATGGGGCAGTGGTCCGAGCCCTGGACGTGGGGCAGGATCCCGGCGGCCTTGACCCGCCCGCGCAGCTCGTCCGAGACGAAGAAGTAGTCGATGCGCCAGCCGACGTTCCGCGCCCGCGCGCCTACCCGTCGCACGTCCCACCAGGTGTAGTGGCCCGGCTCGCTCACGAAGATCCGGAAGGTGTCGTGGTAGCCGTGGGTGACGAGCTTCGACACCCACTCCCGCTCGACGGGCATGAAGCCCGGGCTCTTCTCGTTCTCCTTGGGGCGCGCCAAGTCCAACTCGGTGTGCGCCGTGTTGACGTCGCCGCAGACGATGACGCCCTTGCCTGCTGCGCGGAGGCGCTCGGTGAGAGCCAGGAACTCGTCGTAGAAGGCGAGCTTGTGGGCGAGGCGCTCCGGGCCCATGCCGCTGTTGGGAAAATAGACGTTGAAGAGGTGGAAGTCGGGATACTCGGCGTGGACGATTCGCCCCTCGGCGTCGAGGACGCGCGAGCCGAAGGCTGTCGCGACGGCGAGCGGCTCGGGCTTGCTGTAGGTCGCCACGCCGGAGTACCCCTTCTTCTCGGCCACGCTCCAGTAGGATCGATAGCCCCCGAGGTCCTTCATCTCCGGCGTGATCTGGTCCTCCTGGATCTTGGTCTCCTGGACGCAGAGGACGTCGGGCTTTTCTGCGGCGACGAACTCCGGCAGCCCCTTTTTCCAGGCCGCGCGGATCCCGTTGACGTTCCAGGAGGTGAGCTTCACCCGAGGAGCGCTTCTGGGACGTCCACGACCTTGGCGCGCAGGTACTCGCCCAGGCTCTTGGCCTGAGGGTCGCTCCGCGTCGAGGCCGACACGCCCTCGCCGAGCAGGCGCTGGATCACGAAGTTGACCGCCAGGAGGTTGGGCAGAAGGTAGCGCTCGACCTCGAGGCCGCGCGCCTCGGGCAGGAGCTGGCTGAGCCGCTCGGCGGTCAGGAACTGGCTGAGCCACGCATACGCCTCAGGAGTGCGCGCCCAGACGCCGACATTGGCGTTGCCGCCCTTGTCTCCCGAGCGCGCTCCCGCGACACGCCCGAGCGGCGCCCGGACCGTCCTGGCGCCCGACGCTGGCGGAATGACCGCTGATTGGGGGAGTGCGGGGGCCATGTCTGGGCCCCCGCTCATGGTCGTCGGAATGGCGATCTCGCGCCCACCCACGTGCACCAGCTGTTCGATCAGCCCCGACGGCACCAGCGCCGGCCAGTAGACCGCGTAGGCCGTCTCTTCGGTCGGCGGCGAGGTCATGTGGAAGCCCGGGTAGTGCGCCAGCGCCATCTCGATCGCGCGGTTCGACCAAACGCGCCCGACCTTGGCGCCGTCGGGATCCTTTACCGTGATCTTGAGCAGGGCCTGCGCCGACTCGTTCGACTCGGGATCCTCCTGGTCCGAGCGGCGCAGCGAGACCGCGACTTCCGCGAAGCGCTCGCGCCCGCCCACCATGCCCCAGAAGGTGTCCTCGATGAGCTTGGCCTTCTCGGGGATGTCGAGCCCCGTCAGCACGAAGGTCATGGTGTTCTTGTAGCCGCCGACGTAGTTGAGACACAGCTTGGTGTCGGGCGGCGGCGGCTCGCCCTTCACGCTCCTCACGCGCACGCGATCGGGTCCGTCCTGGGCGAGACGAATCGAGTCGAAGCGCGCGCTTACGTCGGGGTTGAGATAGCGCGGCCCACCGATCTCGTAGAGGAGCTGGGCCGTGATGGTGCCGACGGAGACGAGCCCGCCCGTGCCGGGGTGCTTGGTGACGACGAACTCGCCGGAGGCCTCCATCTCCGCCACGGGGAAGCCGATCTTCGTGTACGTCGGCACCTCCTGGAAGAAGGAGTAGTTGCCGCCGCAGCACTGGGCGCCGCATTCCAGGATGTGGCCGCAGACGACGCCCGCCGCGAGGCGGTCCCAATCGTCGCGCTTCCAGCCGAACTTCCACGCCGCGGGGCCGAGCGCCAGCGCGGCATCCGTGACGCGGCCGGTGATGACGACGTCGGCGCCCTGGGCCAGCGCTAGGGCGATGCCCCAGCCGCCGAGGTAGGCGTTGGCGGTGACGACGGACGCGCGCAGGTCTTTTAACGGACGGCCTCGGTCGAGGTGCGCCAGCGCGTGGCCGGTTCGCTGCCACTCGTCGAGCTTCCCCAGCACGTCGTCGCCGGTGATGTAGGCGATCTTCGGCTTGAGCCCCTGCTTGACCGCGACGGCCTGCACCGCCGCGGCGCAGCCGGCGGGGTTGAGCCCGCCCGCGTTCGCCACGACCTTGATCCCCTTGGCGAGGCAGGCGCCCAGCACCTGCTCCATCTGGGTCACGAAGGTCGTCGCGTAGCCGGTCTCCGGCTTCTTCGCGCGGCTCTTGTAGAGGATGGCCATGGTCAGCTCGGCCAGGTAGTCGCCCGTCAGCACGTCGATGGGTCCTCCCTCGACCATCTCCCGCGCGGCCGACAGCCGGTCGCCGTAGAACCCGCTGCAGTTGGCGATGCGGAGAATGTCGGCCATCGGATCAGCCCCTCACCTTCATCGCCCCTCACCCTACCCTCTCCCCAGAGGGGAGAGGGAAACGGATGGTCATCGGATCACCTGGTCGGCGCGGCCGCTGAGGGACGGCGGCACGGTCAGGCCCATGGCCTTTGCCGTCTTGAGGTTCAGGACCAGCTCGAAGATCGTCGGCTGCTCGACGGGCATCTCCGCGGGCTTGGCGCCCTTGAGGATCCTCTGCACGTAGCCGGCCGCGCGGTGATGGATGTCGACAATGCTGGGCCCGTAGGAGACAAGCCCGCCCGCATCCACGAACTCGCGGATCTCGTAGACGGCGACGAGACGGTGTCGCCCCGCGAAAGCAACAACGCGCGCGCGCTCCGCGACCAGCAACGGGTCGTCGTCAACGAGGAGGGCGCCCGCGCGGCTCGTCCGGATCGCCTCCAGCGCGGCATCGAGCCGGCCCGCCTCCCGCACGCCGAAGTCCTCGATCTCCACGCGGAGCCTCGGGGCCAGGCGCTTGAGCGAGGCCAGCTCCTCGACGCTGGATGCGCTGCCGGGGTTCCACAGGTAGGCGATCCGCTTCACCTTGGGGTTGAGCTCCTTGATGAGCTCGAGCCACTTGCCGTTGAAGTCGTCGCCGGTCGCCAGTGACAGGCCCGTGATGTTCCCGCCCGGGCGCGCGAGGCTCTTGGCGAAACCCGAGCCCACGGGGTCGGTCGAAGTCGAGACGATGGGAATGGTCTTGGTCGCCTGCTGGGCCGCGTGCGTGACGATGGTGCCCGGCGTGACGAGAAGGTCGAGCTTGAGCGCCACCAGCGCGGCGAAGATGATCGGCAGGCGGTCGGGCCTGCCGTCGGCGTAGCGGTACTCGATGACGAGGTTCTTCCCCTCGACGTAGCCGAGCTTGGCGAGACCCCGCTTGAGCCCGTCCAGCGTCGTGGCGTCCGAGCCCGCGGGGCCGAGCCACACGTAGCCGATGCGCGCGATCTTGGCAGGCGTCTCGGCATCCGCCGCCGCGAGAAACGCCGCCAGGCCCAGCAGGAGAGCGGCCGCGAGCAGGCCGCGCGCGAGGCGCATGCCCTAGTCGCGCCCCATGGTATGGAACTCGCGGTTGGGCTTCATGTCGGCCAGATTGGCCATGCGGTTGGACAGGTTGAAGAAGGCCGCGACGGCGCCGATGTCCCAGATGTCCGAGTCCGTGAAGCCGTGCTCGCGCAGGCGCTCGAAGTCCGCCTGGTCGATCTCCCCCGACCGCTCCGTCACCTTGACCGCGAAGTCGAGCATGGCGCGCTGGCGCGGCGTGACGTCGGCCGCGCGGTAGTTGGCGCTGATCTGGTCGGCGAGGACGGGGTTCTTGCTGAGGATGCGGAGCGCCGCGCCGTGGGCCACGGTGCAGTAGGTGCAGTCATTGACGCGACTCACCGCCAGCACAATCATCTCGCGCTCTTGCCGCGAGAGCCCCGAAGGGCCCTTCATCAGCACGTCGTAGTAGTGGAAGAAGGCGCGGAAGTGCTCCGGCTTGTAGCCGTAGGCCAGGAAGACGTTGGGCGTGAAGCCCGCCTTGGCGGCGTTGGCCTCGACCACCTTCCGGATGTCTTCCGGAAGCGTCTCGGGCGCGGGCACGGGGAAACGGCTGATCGGCGGCGCGTTATCGGTCATCACGGCACTCTCCTCGGAGACGGACAGTGAAGCCCCGGTCAATGGTTCGGCCGGGGCTTCACGATCTCTACGGTAGGCGCGAGCTAGGCCTGCTGGATGGCGCTGAGCCTCCAGGCATTGGGTCCGACGGGCCGCACGAAGGTCCAGAACTCCTCGAACTTCACGGGCTCGGTGCGGCTGCCCTCCACGACCTGCCCGGAGCGCTCGTCGACCGTGTAGTCGAGGAGGCTCGCCAGGAAGTGGGCCGTGACGTAGTCCTGGCCGCTCTCCTGCCAGGCCTCGGTGACGGTAACCGAGCGCACCGCGATGCTGTCGAGCCGGTTGATCCGTCCCTGGCCGCGGAGACGGTCGCAGTCCTTCTGGAGTATGTCGGCCATCTCCGGGGTGATCGAGGCCGACGCCTGGCTCATGTCCCGCGCCATCCACGCCGCCTGCACGCGGAAGAAAGTATCAGAGGCGGTGTCGCTGAAGCGCGCGGGGTCGAAGCCAGCGTCCATCTGACGGATGTGGCTCACGCCGCGATCGAGGTCGCTCGGGCCCGTATCCACGGCCTGCGCTTGGTACATCTGGGGCTGGCCCTGCGGTTGACCTCCGCCATAGCCCTGGCCGTAGCTCGGCACGGGCTCGGTCGCTGCCCGGCGGTTCTTCATCATCCTGTAGAGGAGGAAGATACCGCCGCCGATCAGCAGGATCTCCATGAGGCCGATGCCGCCGCCCATACCGCCCATGCCGCCGCCGAAGAGCATGCTGCCGAGGAGCCCGCCGAGCGCGAAGCCGGCCAGACCGCCCATGAGGGCCCCGCCCCAACCCGAGCGCTGCGGCTGGGGTTGCTGGACCGACGAGGGCGGAGTGGAAGGCTGGGTCGGTGTCGCGGGACTGGTGGGGGACGAGTAGCTGCGCGAGCCGCGGCTGCCGCCCGAGCTGCCGCTGCCGGCTCTGGCCCACGCGTCGGTGACGAGCAAGAGCGGAGCGAGCGCGACGACCACAAGGCACGCA harbors:
- a CDS encoding beta-propeller fold lactonase family protein, with translation MGRRACWALLLAVVSGPMMASPARAATFVYVGNAESNEIYVLELDRQRGELTVVEKVSIPGIEKPGDSTPMAVSPDRRFLYVGTRGEPKVAAGFAIDPTTGKLKHVASGPLADSMAYIFTDRTGRYLLGASYPGHKLTVNPISSPGTVQPPKQVLSGYPNAHSILADAANRHVLAPTLGNDRVNQFTFDAASGTLAPNTPAAVEVKEKAGPRHFVFHPGGKLVYVLGGVDGVVYVFDYDPGTGKLTAKQTVSALPPDFQGKPSAADLHITPDGRFLYASERTSSTLAGFKVDPANGTLSPIGSVPTEKQPRGFNIDSSGRYLLAVGQLSHGLSSYAIDPASGKLTKLKEYPMGKNPNWVEIVDLP
- a CDS encoding RidA family protein translates to MPRKEIVRVDAAAANPNLSPATKFGSLVFVSGQTGRHPVTGELGKDVREQTRNVLERIKTILTAAGTSLDNVLTATTYLTKVQDVAAYNEEYAKYFPANKPARTTVTVAALNSPDLIVEITVTACIPD
- a CDS encoding Tim44 domain-containing protein — its product is MKRFFAIACLVVVALAPLLLVTDAWARAGSGSSGGSRGSRSYSSPTSPATPTQPSTPPSSVQQPQPQRSGWGGALMGGLAGFALGGLLGSMLFGGGMGGMGGGIGLMEILLIGGGIFLLYRMMKNRRAATEPVPSYGQGYGGGQPQGQPQMYQAQAVDTGPSDLDRGVSHIRQMDAGFDPARFSDTASDTFFRVQAAWMARDMSQASASITPEMADILQKDCDRLRGQGRINRLDSIAVRSVTVTEAWQESGQDYVTAHFLASLLDYTVDERSGQVVEGSRTEPVKFEEFWTFVRPVGPNAWRLSAIQQA
- a CDS encoding peroxidase-related enzyme (This protein belongs to a clade of uncharacterized proteins related to peroxidases such as the alkylhydroperoxidase AhpD.) translates to MTDNAPPISRFPVPAPETLPEDIRKVVEANAAKAGFTPNVFLAYGYKPEHFRAFFHYYDVLMKGPSGLSRQEREMIVLAVSRVNDCTYCTVAHGAALRILSKNPVLADQISANYRAADVTPRQRAMLDFAVKVTERSGEIDQADFERLREHGFTDSDIWDIGAVAAFFNLSNRMANLADMKPNREFHTMGRD
- a CDS encoding exodeoxyribonuclease III, with translation MKLTSWNVNGIRAAWKKGLPEFVAAEKPDVLCVQETKIQEDQITPEMKDLGGYRSYWSVAEKKGYSGVATYSKPEPLAVATAFGSRVLDAEGRIVHAEYPDFHLFNVYFPNSGMGPERLAHKLAFYDEFLALTERLRAAGKGVIVCGDVNTAHTELDLARPKENEKSPGFMPVEREWVSKLVTHGYHDTFRIFVSEPGHYTWWDVRRVGARARNVGWRIDYFFVSDELRGRVKAAGILPHVQGSDHCPITLELG
- a CDS encoding acyclic terpene utilization AtuA family protein, with product MADILRIANCSGFYGDRLSAAREMVEGGPIDVLTGDYLAELTMAILYKSRAKKPETGYATTFVTQMEQVLGACLAKGIKVVANAGGLNPAGCAAAVQAVAVKQGLKPKIAYITGDDVLGKLDEWQRTGHALAHLDRGRPLKDLRASVVTANAYLGGWGIALALAQGADVVITGRVTDAALALGPAAWKFGWKRDDWDRLAAGVVCGHILECGAQCCGGNYSFFQEVPTYTKIGFPVAEMEASGEFVVTKHPGTGGLVSVGTITAQLLYEIGGPRYLNPDVSARFDSIRLAQDGPDRVRVRSVKGEPPPPDTKLCLNYVGGYKNTMTFVLTGLDIPEKAKLIEDTFWGMVGGRERFAEVAVSLRRSDQEDPESNESAQALLKITVKDPDGAKVGRVWSNRAIEMALAHYPGFHMTSPPTEETAYAVYWPALVPSGLIEQLVHVGGREIAIPTTMSGGPDMAPALPQSAVIPPASGARTVRAPLGRVAGARSGDKGGNANVGVWARTPEAYAWLSQFLTAERLSQLLPEARGLEVERYLLPNLLAVNFVIQRLLGEGVSASTRSDPQAKSLGEYLRAKVVDVPEALLG
- a CDS encoding aldolase/citrate lyase family protein, which produces MRPNKIKQMWRDGRCVTMGWLSVSHGFTAEVMARQGFDALVVDMQHGTTDMSDLWPMLQAISQTDTVPVVRVAWNDPAPIMKALDLGAYGILVPLINTAADAAKAVAACRYPPVGMRSSGPVRAVHYGGADYVAKANDEMVVMAMIETKEGLANLDAICATPGLDCVYIGPADLSFALGMAPRGDNPDPVHIATCDRIRDAAHKHGIKAAMHCASAAFAAGSVKRGFDLVMLTSDLACMIAGVRRQLDDLKAATA
- a CDS encoding RidA family protein, with translation MDLEFLMVPGAPPPPPTAPYSHAVRAGDYLFVTGQMPSDPKTGDRLVPGGIVEQTHQVMKNLQAVLTGAGTSLDRAVFARVYLVNFQDYSVMNGVYATYFTPGRLPGRTCVGVTGLALGALVEIDLVVKP
- a CDS encoding ABC transporter substrate-binding protein; its protein translation is MRLARGLLAAALLLGLAAFLAAADAETPAKIARIGYVWLGPAGSDATTLDGLKRGLAKLGYVEGKNLVIEYRYADGRPDRLPIIFAALVALKLDLLVTPGTIVTHAAQQATKTIPIVSTSTDPVGSGFAKSLARPGGNITGLSLATGDDFNGKWLELIKELNPKVKRIAYLWNPGSASSVEELASLKRLAPRLRVEIEDFGVREAGRLDAALEAIRTSRAGALLVDDDPLLVAERARVVAFAGRHRLVAVYEIREFVDAGGLVSYGPSIVDIHHRAAGYVQRILKGAKPAEMPVEQPTIFELVLNLKTAKAMGLTVPPSLSGRADQVIR